Within the Takifugu rubripes chromosome 8, fTakRub1.2, whole genome shotgun sequence genome, the region CATGAGGTGGAGAAACTGAAGAAACAGCAGGGGAGCTCACACCTCTTCATCTGAGCTTGTGAATTAGACAGCAGCCTTTCTCTGCAGGTCTCTAGCCTTGCCCTCTGCCCTGCTGCTATTTCCTGCATTGGATATAATTATCTCTGCTCCGGGAGTCCGAAAGGATTACGGTGTGGAATGTGTGACATCAAGACGAGGAGGTTTTAGCTCAATCTGCCACTGCTGTAAAGGTGCGACGCTCCAACGTTAATAACTGCTAATCACAGCGGGAAGTCAAGCTGCGGTAAACAATCCCCCGGCCCCCAGGGAGCGCCACTGGACTCCAGACTGCACTGGGAATGTGCAAAGCAAAGGATGAAAAGTTGGGAAAACGGGAAGCAGTTTGGCCCAGCTGAATCTTTCATTTTCATATGAACTTGCTCACATTTAAACTTAGAAGCCAGGCGTGTCGCCTTCTGAATGTTAGCAACATGTTAGCTCTCAGGAGCCACTGGATATTTGCCTCCATCTAAATGCAAGCTTCCTCACTGGCGAAAACCTTTTTTCGCAAGCTCAGACCTgtgatttttaaattaaaaccagTTAAGATTCAAAATTTGCCGGCAGGTATGTGCGATACTTCAATGGCCTTCTGTCGGGGCACATCAAAATCAACAACAAACCTCTCTTCCTGCACCACGTCATCATGCACGGTATCCCCAACTTTGAGTCTAAAGGAGGTGAGCACCCGCCAGATGAACCGGAGCACATTGTTCTGGCAGGATTGTGAATAGGTTGTCTTGGTTGCACAGGCTGCCGCCCTTTCCTGAAGATCTACCAAGCGATGCAGCCAGTCTACACGTCAGGGATATAGTAAGAAAACGTTTATTCCATCATCTATCTGTGTTTTAGTTAGGAGACAAGGATGTTAGCCTACGCTAACACTTTATCGCTGTGATTCTTTTAGCAACGTGCAGGGAGACAGTAACACTAGTATCTGCATCACCATCGAACCAGGCCTCCTCCTGAAGGGAGACATCCTGGTAAGTTTTCCCGAGTGGGCGGGCGAACGGCTTGAGCTTTGTACTGACCTGACATCTCGCCGTAGCTGAAGTGTTACCACAAACGATACAGAGGCCCGACCAGAGACGTAGTGTTCCGGGTGCAGTTCCACACCTGTGCCATCCACGACCTTGGCGTGGTGTTCGGGAAGAGCGAACTGGACGAGACCTTCAAAGGTAATGGCTTTGCGGAGCTTTTAACATTAAAGTAACAAATAAACATAACTATTATTTGACCTGCTGCTCATTATTAATCATTTCATCCTCCTCGTCTGTGCAGACGACAGGTTTCCTGAATACGGGAAAGTGGAGTTTGTTTTCTCCTATGCACCAGAAAAAATTAGAGGTAGCTTTTATAATAGCACTGTTCCACATGGAAGCGAATGGTGGTGTCAGTAAGAGACTTCATTACCCATAATCCCCTCTGGTCCTCAGGCTTAGACCACCTGGAGAACGGCCCCAGTGTTTCCGTGGACTACAACACCCAGGAAAACCTGATTCGCTGTGATTCATATGACAACTTTAGCCAGCGCTCTGAAGATGCCGTGGATGGAGAGCGTGGTACggcccagcacacacacatttgtatttttgtatgtttgtgaGGACTCATCACCATGGTTGTTGGTTGAGGCCCTCCCAAAGTGGCATGTATGCACacaagtttgtgtttttattttcgaGAACTCTCATCAATATTGGTAGATGTAGCCTGtaggagaacacacacatccatacacacacatacacacacacacacacacacacacacacacacacacacacacataaaaacacgtaaaataaaataacactgtTTTAATTGCCTACAATGTTGCTTTTACCACGAAATCAGGAGGAAATTCAATTAGAGATCAGCAATAAagtttaaaattattattactTGTTAGAACAATGTTTTATTATAGCTGATAAGCAACATTTCTGAATGATTACAGCCTTTTATTTACTTTACTGGCCAAATTCTTACACTATTATTTAATACTGTGTGAGTTTTCAGTGCCCCCCCCTTCTGCCTGTCATTTACAACTTTAAATAGCTGTTGCAGAAATAGGGGGCGTCAGTCGCCGCacagctgaccccccccccccctccccggagGAGGAGGTTGTAACCTGAGATACCTTCATTCTCAGAGCCCCGAAAGCTTTCAAGTGCACGTCCGCCTGCTCCAATGTTTTGCTTCTGTTGCACCAGGAATTCAAATGACGAACTCTTCATGTTGCTTTTATGAAATTGCAGCTCCTGTAATCGCTTGGCGACAGCAGGGTTGCCATGAATTGTTGTGTTGCCTGAGACGTGAACAGCTAGCAGTGTTCTCAGCACTCAGCTGAGCAGGAAAACCATCCCCGCCGGTTTATTCCTTCCTCTAATTGCAGCCGTCACTCTGAGCTGCAACTGAGGgacttttcacttgttttggaGACCAAACTGAAAATTTTCTGTCAACATCAGATTAATTACGACGGCATAAAATTCTGGGAAAACGATTCAGAAAGGCAGAGAATGTTAATTAGGCAGCAAATACATGTGTGAGATTGCTAATGCAGCGAGCCGCCGCCACATGAAAGACACTGATATGCTCCCAGAGAGAAACTCCTATTTTTACTCTCCACAGTTCAGGGGCGACAGTTCAGCCCACGACTGCAGACTTGTTTATGTGTCCAGGTGCGAAACGCTCGTTTCATCCTTTGGGGATGGCCGACTCATCCCGGCGCCGTTTCTAACAAAGACTGGAAAACTTGGCATTCTGTTCTCAAAGACTTGGTGAAAGATGGCTGTCTGTAAAGGCTTGGCAGGATTAGGGGCTCCAAATGTGAtgccctggactgcagagagcATTTAGGAACAGTCACTCAGCTTGAGGGCATTCAATAATTAGACGGTTTCCTTTATATAAGCAAATAACGTGCTTATGTATGCGCAACTTCTCATGAGGCAATATTTCATCCGTGGAGTTGTTCTTTTTCTTATAGCCCCCACAGAGTGGATGCATCCACCCAGCCAGAGGTCAAACCAGTCAGAGGCCACTCGTTTCCGTGTCAGTCCTTGGCAAAATACCCTCCAGGGCTGTTATCCAAAATGTGATAAAATGCCACCAGGGGTACCTTTGGATTGAAGAACTGGTCTCTAAGGAGTATTTCCACTCGACAACATTTGAAGAGTAGCTTCTTAGGAATGTTTTTTGATGGATAAGATGTGATAAAAATGCCCTATACATTCACTTTCAAGAGATAACACCTCAGGAAAGTGCCTGATAAGATGTGTTAAGGAGTCTAGTGTAGTATAGGATGTTGGTTTAGGCTAAATAATAGTGAGCTGTAGGGTTTTTAGGCACATGATACTGTCTAATACAGTAGCCTCTCAGTTCCCTTTACATAAAGAGCCTTTTTAAATTCATAGGAAATATTCAGCTGTGTGACGGTAAtaaatttgtttaaaatgtagtgTTGTAGTGTGTCGTCGTTTTACGTGCAGTTGATTTGTGCGTCTGGTGTACAGTGACGCGGCAGCTCATTCCTCCGTGTTTACCGTCCTCCTCTCATATTTGGTTGGGGCTGAGCCCTGAAACATGTCTGGAGTCggcagagacagagatagagagaggggcCCCAGAGGAGGGCCACACGCAGAGAGCAGCAGACTTCTGTGTCGAACAAGGAAGGTTCGGTTTGTGTTCAGCTGCAGATATACATACTTGACTGTGAGGGAGACCTTGAAATCCCGACTAACTACTTTCTTTGGGAGTTTGTCACTCCCGTTGGCCATTAACGAGGACTAATGTTCAAAGTTATTTGATAAAACAATAAAGTGTATTAATTTGGATACTGGGCAGTCAAATCACTGCAGCATTAGCTAGCTGAAATGTCATCCCGTGACTGACGAGCATTTTGTATCCATTTGGTTCATGGACAAAAGAGTCcgtttgtctgtttgttgcgTTACCGTGGCAACATCATTGCGCCCTGTGTGTTTGGCACCTGGCCTGCATAAAATGAGTCATGGAACGGGCGATTTCTGTGTGGAACACTTTATGAGCAGGCTACAATTTGGGTACACCAAAACTATGCGGGGCCTCCAGTTGGTAGTTTTATGTGAAATCCAGAGACGCGGACACAAGACATCCAGTGTCAGTCTGTGCCTAATGTGTTGCACAGTTGAATTACATAATCGTGCGGCTTAGCGAGTCAAATAACACTGTTCGGTTTTCACGGCAACGGCTGCGTGCTGCGCTGTGACGAGACTTTGAAATGTCGAAGGTCCAAAGCGTCGTTTCCAGGTTGAGAAAAGCTCCCCGTGTGCCTCACAAGAGGGCTTCTACTTAGACGTCCTGCTGACAGCACAGTGAGCTGTTGCAGCAGGTTTAGATCTGAGCCCTGGAGACCCCGCTGAGCCGGTACTCATCTTCTAATGTCTCCTTCTCCTACCATCCTCCAGCTTGGTCTCCCgctctgttttcctctgttcCCGCCTCCTTTATTCAGTACTTCAGGGTTACTGACTGTTTTATATAAGGTTAAATGTTTTTGGCAGGAAACCATGTTGACGGCTGGCCGACTGTGATTTTCATGGCAGCTAAAAGTTGTCATTTCAAAGACAGATGCACAGAAAACAGACCCACCAGGCAGGAGACACCAGGCGTGCAGAGGAGGGTGTGGCGGACAAGCCAGCAAATCATCCTGATGTGATCCCATCTCTCATCAAAGAGACGAGGAcagttttatttctgtccttATGCAAAAATGTTCATCCGAGCCCCACCCTAATCCACTTTAACCCAATCAAAAGTGTTGGTTTTTTTGAGAGCACGCCTTCTCTAACCAGGGTGAGGTTACCAGATTTAAACCTTCTCTTCACGCTTTTAGGACTTTGTTTTGTACGTTTCCATTTTCTGCCTGGGAAGTCAGATAACCCATCTGGTTTGTTGCTCTTGAGGACTGGTTTTCTGCCTGAGAGCACAGTCCTGCAAGGACTGCAATTTTCTGGACATGTCTGACTCCTGCTGGTGTTGGACCCACTGGAGGAATGACCCCTGTTCCCGTTTCCCAGGCCCCAGGGGTGACTCCCCAGACACAGTGTGCTGCACGTCAGCAAGATTCTCCCAGGGATGCTactctgttcctgagttctTTCATTCAGACGCCCTAACTCTTCACCAGTTTCTGTAGATGGGGGCTCAGAGTCTGAATGGATAGTGAGAGGTGTGTTTGAAATCCACCTGATGCTACACAAGGATTCATCCAGTCTGTAGAAAGACATATTGCTCCTCCTGTTGTGCACCTGTTGAGTTTATCACTTCTGAATCATACGAGCTACCGTGGTCCAGAGCTCCGTGATCCGAGCTGACAAATTCCTGCTGTCTAAATGGAAAAGAGTCAGATGCAGCCTGACAACCGACAGCCCGAGTCTCATCGTATGACAGACAAGGTAGGAATGAGTGACATCATCCCGAAAGCAGTCTTGGGGACAGACGCTTATACAGTCACGTTACCTCAATCGGTGACAGCTGGACGGTGGATGACGGATGTGCTCACAGGCAGACACGGCAAATATAAAACCCTGACAGTTTTCCTTGTGCCGGTCACTGATACACTCATCACGATTCTTTCACAGATATTCCAAATGTCCCTCTTTAAACTAGCTCCTCTTCAGTTTTATCAGGTTAGAACGTCCACCCAAGCATAATTTTCCAGCCCTTCCTATTAGTCTCAGGCACCCAGAGGTCTTTAGGAGGAATCAGTCAATACTTGTCACCACCCGTTGGCATGCATGCAGCCATTTTCACGATGATATGAAAGCTGTGAAGGTGAAAGTCGCATCCTGCTGCGAGACGCTCAACGGCTCCTTGACAGCACCCTGCCTGCTGTCACGGGTTGCCTTGTGATGAAGGCCCCTCCTCAAGTCGCTGGACTTCAGAGCTTTAAAAGTTGGAGTGGCAGGTTGATAAATTAACCTTCAACACAGGTGGGAAAAGATTCATCttaagatgatgatggtgaaggaagCCAAGTGGAAAATCGTTTTCATGTTAGAAAAAAGTCAAATATCTTTCGCCATGTCTTTAAATTGGAATTAAAGTTAATTAGCAAGACTGACCCCCTGCAGAGCAAACAAAAGTACCCACAATATAGTCTGAATCATCCAGATTTATCAGTGTTTTTCTGTGCTGGTTCTCACTGTTAAGCTTATGCTACGCTCTTTGACTGCCCCATTTGTTTCATCCTTTATGAGCGTGAAAGGACGAATCATTCTTTCCAGAGGTCCTGGGTTTAAGGTGTACCTGCCCAGTTCTCTGTAAACCTGCAGACCACAGACCAGAGACAAATACCCAGTCTAGACAGGTCAGATTTTGACATTGGTTTAAAGCAAAACAAGGTTTCTTCCCCATCTTGACCTTTCTTAAAACCTTAAACACCAATTAAGTTGCTAAGTTGATATTTTTTAGGGAAGATTGTGATGTGTTCTAATGCTGGTCCTCCCGTTGTGGATTTTACTGAATATGTATGAGGTTGCGGTTTTGAAGTGTGACTGCGGTGAATAGCGCTTGTTTACTACAGTGGGAAACAAGTTGTGAAATGTATTTATGTGGGTCACACTTCTGCAAATCCAGAGATCTAATTTGAGGTCTGATGTAAGTGTTTACTGAAACCAACGTTGTTCCCTCCAGCTCCTGAGAGTCAGCAGCATGAAGGTGGATCTGCCTTATATCATAGTTGAGACAGGAGATTGTTCGGAATGGAACTGAGTCTCTTTCAAGGGCACcttttctaaagaaaaaaaagccacgTGATTCTTGCGGCTGATGGACAAGGCTGTGACTGCGGCCCTCATTTGAGTTCCTGTCATGCCGTGTTTGCGTGGCACTTCCCATGTTTATGGAGGACACCTGTCTTCCGcttttggagggaaaaaaaatagcagCGGAGGCGGTTAAGGGGGTGACACTCACCCCGGAAACATTCACACTTGGCCGTTGAGTTGTCTCACTCAGCTGACGTCAGTGCAGCTACTTCATCTCGCTGGCACGCACGTAACTTGAAAACATGTCAGCGGCATCACAGCCAACCAAAAAGTGGTGCAGTTTGCTGAACAAAAATAGATTTACAGACGCGAGCTCTGCTGAAGAACATCTGTGCTTTATATGTGTCACACTGTTCACGAGTCCTGGTGAACTGATCAATGCTGCAACGCCAGCAATTTCACATTAAATCAGTGAACAGTCACAGATCAGCAAGCAGGGGTGAGGCGAAGGGGATCCcctctgatgacatcagcagGTGGCAGATGGTGTGGGAGTTGTAGTTTATTTCAGAcagctgggtggtggtggtggcggtagAGTCCCTCCCCCACTGACGGGGGGAGAGCTCATCCCGGAACGCCAGCTCACCCCTTTAGGCAGCACTGTGGTACGGCCCCACCTCTCCTCATACAGCATATGTTGGGTGATGAGAGGACACGAGAGCAAGAGTCCAGACGTAGATATTTCAGTCTCTGAGAGGCAACTGAAGGACTTTGTAAACTGGGATTTAGCTTCGTTTTTAGATTAAACAAACTGACTGAAGGGGAGGAATTCTTCATTGCTTCAGTTGTGAATGAGAATTAAACTGTTGACTGACTCCAGGTAAGCATGGCTTTCAAATGATGGAGGGATTAAGATCTGAAGCAACATTTTCATCCAGATTAATTGAGACCACCTCTGTATCCAGCTCCGTAACCTGCTTTACAACTTGATTTTAGCCCTTTCGTTGTTGCATGAGAGCTGTCGCTGAAAGTGAGGTAGCAGCAGTCAACATATGAACCATGTGTGTGTCATATGTCACTGAGCAAATGTGTGTGCTGGACGTGGGAAGCCTGTggcagtgtgtgtttttcctctggtAAGCTTTCAACAATGCCTTCCACAAAATGAGCGATGGCACGTGCGATTGTTGTCTTGGGAGCATCTAAGTTGGTGTTTACTGTTGCAGGACGTGTTGCCATCATATAATTACACTGACAACTCTCGCTATGCcatgtttgttgttggtttaaatGTATGCTTTTAAGGTCCAGCCTTTTTCATCCAGGTTTGCGTTCTTGCTGAAATTCACAGACTGGTTTTAAAGCTCTCATCAACAACATTTACTCTGTGTTCCTTGGAAGAACATCCAGACCAGAAGAATTTGGGTTTGGGTTGAGGTTCAGTTCGGCTTCACATGCCATTTCGGATTtgaacccccccttcccccccaaaaacacaaaaatcataAAATTTTGCCTGGATGGTTTCTATAAATACATATGTTACTCATTGCTGTGGAAAATAATATCTTGTGGTATCCCAAAATTGTGTAACATACTGGCATGGTTTGACTTCACCAGAGTGATTTAGCAGCTAGAAACCAATTTCAGCTCAACATCCTGTCCCGTAGCCCAGTTCAGTTCTGGGTGTTCTGACTGGCCTTGACTCACAGGCCTGCTCATTCTTTGCGTGAGACAGGAACCACCCTGGGTCGCGTCACACCGTGTGGGCATGGACTTGCGCAACGTGACATAGGCTGTAGACCTACAAAATAGTTATAAATAGCACTTGGTTGCTAGAGGCTGTGCCTAATGCTACACCTCACTTTCAGAGTAAAATGGGTGGGTGTGTTTTTGGTATCCCAGTTCAGTTCAAATGTTAAAGCAAAACAGATTAAATTTCACATGGGTGAAGCCAACCAGATCCTGCACtgatcattttgttttgtttgtgtggtttttttccAGAGGTCATTCACACTCAAGGTCCACTTGATGGAAGCCTTTATGCCCGGGTCTGTAAGAAAGACTCCCTGGAGGGAGTTGTCGCCATCAACGGTAATCCAGTCCATGAAAATTCCTTAGCCAGCACAGAGAACCAGTTACAACACACAAGCTCCTTGCTTCAAACCGCCGAACAGACCCTTCCTGTGATTGGCCAcgcttctcttcctgctgttgaCCACACACTCTCTGTGAGCAGTGACTCGGGCAACTCCACTGCATCCATTAAAACTGATCGTACCGACGAGCACAGCCAGCCAGTGCACAGCACTGTCAACCACAACAATCCGGCAGTTCCCCACCCGACACTTAGTCCCCAGGAGAAAAAAGAGCTTGATCAGCTCCTTAGTGGCCTCGAAGCACCGACTCTTCAACGACAAGCCTACCTGGCTACATCCACCAGTCCGGGAGGCGGTGTCCGACACCTGGTCCCAGCACAAGTGCACGTTAACGGAGGCCACCCAAGGCTAGTTCCTGTCCCCTCAACGGAAGAGCGTGAGACGGACATTCTTGACGACGAGCTGCCAAATAGCCAAGAGGGAAACAGTGTGGACAGCCTGGGTACACTGTCATCCTTAGAGGGTCAAGCAACCCCAGGGGATCTCTATTACCAACAAGAGAAGTCCGTCAGCAGACAAAACGACGGGCCATATCTTGAGAGAGGCGTTtgtcgggaaaaaaaaaacgagatGCCCATGCATGGAGTTCATACTCCGATGATGCAGGAAAGACCTGTGGACTCTGTATCCCCACAAGGGGGATATAACAAATACCAGAACGGTGGTGGGATGTACCACTCTGAATCCTATGGGATTCCACCTGCCAGCAGCCCGGAGGGAAACCCTAAACTGATGCCCAGGGCCCCAGAGAGAAGCACAAGTAGCCGGGAGGCTGTTCAAAGGGGCCTCAATGCCTGGCACCAGTATAGCCTCCCAGATGATCCATTTGGACCTCCCCTGCAGTCAACCCATAGCATGCCACAGTTCCCCACAGCAGCCTCACAGCGGGACATAGAGCAGTCCATCGAGGCACTGAATATGCTCATGCTTGACCTGGACCCCATTAACTCTCACATGTCCAAGTCCCATAGTGCACCCTCCGGGGAGAACATCCTGAATTCATCCCAGGCACCCTTCTCCCAGACCCTCTCCAGACCCTCATACCAAGGAGACTCCGCCATCCACAGATACAATAACTCTGAATCTGTCAACAATCCCTCCCATCAGCCCATATGGTCAGCTGGAAGAGTGTCAGCAGTGCCTAACCAGAGCCCTATTATGGATTCTCAAGCACATTTGCCCCAGAGATCCAGCTCGAGCTGTCAACACCAGAaaaccaccccaacacacaccccAGAGCCCAATCTCCATGCACGACAAGGAGCCATCCATTACCCCATTGATCCCTCCTTTAATTTCAACCAGCATCTCCCAGTTAGGCCTGCAAACACTTTCCCAGGTGTTTCCCCCTCCCCAGACCTGCAGGGTTCGTCTCCATACCAGGGCTTCAGTGCCTCTTCCTCACCCCTTCCTGCGCTCACTCCACAGCCAAAGAACACATCGTCTTCATCCCTGCCTCAAGAACAAGATGTTGAGGAAGAGGCGCTGAACTTGGAAGGTCTGGTGGCTCATCGCATTGCCGGTATGATTTATATTGTTATAATGTTGCAACGTAATACAGGTGTTTTAAGTTTGTTTTACAGTGCTCTTTAACTGTTCACCAGTCAAATATGCAAACAGCACTCTCGGGGTTCGTTCTGTAAAATCTGGCTCCAGCTGGGagcaggccctgagcaccaggcTGCACGTGAGCCGCGTGGCTTCCAGTGGTCTTTACCACTGATTAGTCACTGGGGGTTGCAGCGGAGTCTGACCCGGTGCTGTAAATTTAgctgtgctgcagagctgctgggtgTGGAGATGGAATGAAAGTAAGAATAGCTGCGCATCCAGGAGCTCAAGCTTCCAGGGATTTTCTGCATTCTTGGTTACCTTTATGGGAAATGGTCTTTAGGGTCTGAGGCTCCCCCAGTGGTGCAGTTGTGAACTGCATTCACTTTTAGATGAGGCAACTTGTTTTTAACATTCTAAGAAGTTTAAAACATCTCATTTCACATTTTTTGAATCAATTTCATTCGAgacatttttttctgatttttcttctcctttttctgttcAATCTATCTCCCCCACTGTGTGGATGACTTCCCCTCCCTCTAAAAAACATTGCTTTCTTCTCGGCACTGCTCTCATCTTCTTCCCCTACttgcctcctccatctcctgacCTCCACTCACCACCCTGACCTCCCTCTCTCGGAAAACAGAGTACAACGCTCGTATCCGGGGCATCAGCGAAAGCATGACACCGCAACAATCTGACCGTCACCGCTCCTATTCCTTCTCTGGTTTGTCCACTTTGCCTCGCTTTTATGTTCCgacatatattttattttaaaaatactttCCATTAATTTTTACCTCCATGAATTTTCATCATTTCTGCTATCTTTTCATTTCCACTGCTCCCCTTTCCCTTCTCTCTTGTTTTCTCGCTGACGACAGGTTGAGGTTATGCTCGCGCTACATTTAAGGATTATTTTTTCCCAAACTTCCGACTGCTAGTCCTTTTCTGTGTTGCATCCTCTGAAGTATGTCTGCTCTTAAACTTCTGATGGTCGATCTTGTTCTTATGAATATTTCCGCGTGGTTCAGGCGTTCGCTCCAGAGGAATGACCCCAGAAGTGACACAGGACAGCGGTCGACGTAGGACCACCAGTGAGGGACAGTACCAGAGCAGCCACGACAGCACACCAATGGTTGATTCACCGGACTTTGCCCACAGTTTGACCCTCAACCCTGGAGGCAGACCCAGAGAGGTCAGCCTTGTTACAGTGCTCTAAATGTGTTGACTAAACCGAGTAGAAAATTCAACCCATGTGATAACTGCACACGTCAATGTTCAAagccaaaaaataaaataactacaGTGTGTGAAAATAATGGAGGCCAGTTATCGTGCTGATTGGTTCATGTTGTGGTGGActcatttttttcttcaggGCCAGATTCACAGCTAcagggaggtgttggaggaCAGCGAGGTGGACCTTGTCATGCACAGTCCCACCTTCAGAGGCGGTGGTGAGAATTCCCCTCAGACCCCCAAGTTCCCTGTGTCACCACAGACTCCTTACTTTAACATGTGTAGGTTGACTCAAATTCTCAACACTGAAGTCTTCTGatttgtgtctttattttctaCTACATCATAAAAGCCATGAACAAACCAAAGCAACAAAGAAGTCAAAGCAGTTCAGGGTTCCAGGTTGCGGTGGGATTGGAATAATGCAGCTGGATTTTACATCAGTGGCTCAAGGACAGAAATTAAATAGTCTCTTAGTGACAAATCAAAGGAAGTTGGTCGTCACAATTACGGGCTTCCCATTCGTATACAAAATTATTTGTAGCATTGTCAAAATTAGAAACCATGCTGTTGGTGTCCTTCATCCGTAGGGCAGCGCAAACCTGCTTAGAATTAGGACATCCGGGTTCTCCACCCTGACCCCAGGCCTTGTAACTAGTTGTCTCGCCGTCCACCCACAGCCATTTCCCTGAGAAGAAATGCAGACCAATCCAAacgggctctgtgctttgggtTTTGAGCAACTGTTTGCTAATCAACATCATCTCGGTTTCAGACAGCAGGCTGGCAAGGTCACGGTGGTGCTGCCTGCAGTAGCCCATAGCTTCCTCCCaagttttcctcttcctcaccacgATGGGGCTGTAGCAAAAAAATGTTGTCTTGTAGTCAGGGCCTGCATCATGCCAACCATCGTCAAGTAACATGCCATAGTCTTCTCCATGTTTATGATCAGGCTGATCAAAGGCCCAGAATAATACAGACGCCTCTCCACCTCCGGACCACCtccatttctctgtgtgtgtagaATTTCTATAAAGTCCAATCCAGCTTATCTCAGTGCGTTTCTTCTCAAGTCTCTGGTTGTCGTTTCTGTTGCTAACGTGAGCCAGGTCAGTGTGATGCACCTGGCAGAATTGCTGAGCTTTGTGCCAGGTCATTTTTTCCTCGATGTAGACATACTTGCTTGAAATTGTGGACCAGCTCAGCAGTAGCAGGGTGCAAGAGAAGGttttctccatctgttcctCGTACATCAGGCAGCACAACAAAGGTGTAAATGAGGCTGGGTTTGGTTTTGCACCTTTATTTTGCA harbors:
- the tns1a gene encoding tensin isoform X8; its protein translation is MARLNWCLAAVISWGKFLFACFFPLRGAKRDTPDELEGVHTHTFKLKPFKKAKSCDICKQAITKEGLVCKACRLSCHKKCEVKVTTSCQTSTNHELPPTPQLPLKHVDTPGSARSCKSVEIRRKQSRSQSVVLTMEENYEVDLVYITERIISLCFPIGMEDQGYIANLKEVATMLRSKHGDHYLVLNLSEWRTELSKLNHKVLEFGWPDFHAPALDKICSMCKAIDTWLNGDSHNVVVLHNKGNRGRTGVVVAAYMHYSNISASADQALDRFAMRRFYEDKALPVGQPSQKRYVRYFNGLLSGHIKINNKPLFLHHVIMHGIPNFESKGGCRPFLKIYQAMQPVYTSGIYNVQGDSNTSICITIEPGLLLKGDILLKCYHKRYRGPTRDVVFRVQFHTCAIHDLGVVFGKSELDETFKDDRFPEYGKVEFVFSYAPEKIRGLDHLENGPSVSVDYNTQENLIRCDSYDNFSQRSEDAVDGEREVIHTQGPLDGSLYARVCKKDSLEGVVAINGNPVHENSLASTENQLQHTSSLLQTAEQTLPVIGHASLPAVDHTLSVSSDSGNSTASIKTDRTDEHSQPVHSTVNHNNPAVPHPTLSPQEKKELDQLLSGLEAPTLQRQAYLATSTSPGGGVRHLVPAQVHVNGGHPRLVPVPSTEERETDILDDELPNSQEGNSVDSLGTLSSLEGQATPGDLYYQQEKSVSRQNDGPYLERGVCREKKNEMPMHGVHTPMMQERPVDSVSPQGGYNKYQNGGGMYHSESYGIPPASSPEGNPKLMPRAPERSTSSREAVQRGLNAWHQYSLPDDPFGPPLQSTHSMPQFPTAASQRDIEQSIEALNMLMLDLDPINSHMSKSHSAPSGENILNSSQAPFSQTLSRPSYQGDSAIHRYNNSESVNNPSHQPIWSAGRVSAVPNQSPIMDSQAHLPQRSSSSCQHQKTTPTHTPEPNLHARQGAIHYPIDPSFNFNQHLPVRPANTFPGVSPSPDLQGSSPYQGFSASSSPLPALTPQPKNTSSSSLPQEQDVEEEALNLEGLVAHRIAEYNARIRGISESMTPQQSDRHRSYSFSGVRSRGMTPEVTQDSGRRRTTSEGQYQSSHDSTPMVDSPDFAHSLTLNPGGRPREGQIHSYREVLEDSEVDLVMHSPTFRGGARVPPGLAKTPLSALELKPHDHDNHTSRDSRVQPFNTSFSSTYPSHSSDGRRTGSSDVHSHTPSYANRPTSAEGSQVNVMGVHTVPGSPNTLHRTVATNTPPSPALQRRLGQASPSLARHQPPAGANRDSVPSSPLIGRNPKTAAAGVPPSPLMGRRTAMSGHSTPDDIGPPPSTPAFPVSPQLPEKRHMSTGDVERTDNKNLMAGVGSSAPNLSGTHTLTDVQKSIYDGYPDIKMNVKFVQDTSKFWYKPDISREQAINLLKDREPGAFIIRDSHSFRGAYGLAMKVACPPPTVQQNKKVGDLTNELVRHFLIETSSRGVRLKGCPNEPYFGCLSALVYQHSMTPLALPCKLMIPTKDPNEEALELATPTDPVVELLKQGAVQKVPEEAYACNVLYINSVDMESLTGPQAIAKAISLTLATNPLPAATTVHFKVSMQGITLTDSQRKLFFRRHYPINTITFCDIDPQNRKWGKEGGGSVKLFGFVARKQGSTTDNVSHLFAELDPDQPASAITSFVSKTMKR